From a region of the Lactuca sativa cultivar Salinas chromosome 4, Lsat_Salinas_v11, whole genome shotgun sequence genome:
- the LOC111906810 gene encoding tubulin alpha chain, giving the protein MRECISIHIGQAGIQVGNSCWELYCLEHGLQPDGQMPSDKTVGGGDDAFNTFFSETGAGKHVPRAVFVDLEPTVIDEVRTGTYRQLFHPEQLISGKEDAANNFARGHYTIGKEIVDLCLDRIRKLADNCTGLQGFLVFHAVGGGTGSGLGSLLLERLSVDYGKKSKLGFTVYPSPQVSTSVVEPYNSVLSTHSLLEHTDVSVLLDNEAIYDICRKSLDIERPTYTNLNRLVSQVISSLTASLRFDGALNVDVTEFQTNLVPYPRIHFMLSSYAPVISAEKAYHEQLSVAEITNSAFEPASMMAKCDPRHGKYMACCLMYRGDVVPKDVNAAVGIIKTKRTIQFVDWCPTGFKCGINYQPPTVVPGGDLAKVQRAVCMISNSTSVAEVFSRIDHKFDLMYAKRAFVHWYVGEGMEEGEFSEAREDLAALEKDYEEVGLESADGEEDEGDEY; this is encoded by the exons ATGAGAGAGTGCATTTCGATTCACATTGGTCAAGCTGGAATCCAAGTTGGAAACTCTTGCTGGGAGCTCTATTGCCTCGAACATGGCCTTCAG CCTGATGGTCAAATGCCGAGTGATAAGACTGTTGGAGGCGGAGACGACGCCTTCAACACGTTTTTCAGTGAAACCGGCGCCGGTAAACATGTTCCTCGGGCGGTGTTTGTAGATCTGGAACCTACAGTCATCGATGAGGTCCGAACAGGGACTTACAGACAACTTTTCCACCCAGAACAACTCATCAGCGGCAAAGAAGACGCTGCTAACAATTTCGCAAGAGGTCATTACACAA TTGGTAAGGAGATTGTCGATCTGTGCCTTGATCGGATCCGGAAGCTAGCAGACAACTGCACTGGTCTCCAAGGGTTCCTTGTTTTTCACGCCGTCGGAGGTGGAACCGGCTCTGGTCTGGGTTCTCTGCTTCTCGAAAGGTTATCAGTCGACTATGGAAAGAAATCAAAACTCGGTTTCACCGTTTACCCTTCACCACAAGTCTCCACATCTGTAGTTGAGCCATACAACTCCGTTCTCTCCACTCACTCTCTCCTCGAACACACCGATGTCTCCGTTCTCCTCGATAACGAAGCCATTTACGATATCTGTCGTAAATCTCTCGACATCGAACGCCCCACCTACACCAATCTCAACAGGCTCGTATCCCAG GTTATATCGTCTCTAACAGCATCCCTCCGATTTGACGGAGCTTTGAACGTCGATGTGACTGAGTTCCAAACCAATCTAGTCCCATACCCAAGAATCCATTTCATGCTTTCCTCATACGCTCCAGTCATCTCCGCTGAAAAAGCCTACCACGAACAGCTCTCCGTCGCCGAAATCACCAACAGCGCCTTCGAACCAGCATCCATGATGGCAAAATGCGACCCACGCCATGGAAAATACATGGCGTGTTGTTTGATGTACAGAGGCGACGTAGTCCCAAAAGACGTTAACGCCGCCGTGGGGATCATCAAAACCAAAAGAACGATTCAGTTCGTTGACTGGTGTCCGACTGGATTCAAATGCGGAATCAATTACCAACCTCCGACGGTGGTTCCCGGTGGAGATTTGGCTAAAGTACAGCGTGCTGTTTGTATGATTTCGAATTCAACAAGTGTGGCTGAAGTGTTCTCGAGGATTGATCATAAGTTTGATTTGATGTATGCGAAGAGGGCGTTTGTGCATTGGTATGTGGGTGAGGGAATGGAGGAAGGGGAGTTTAGTGAGGCGAGAGAAGATTTGGCTGCGCTTGAGAAAGATTATGAGGAAGTTGGTCTTGAGTCTGCTGATGGGGAAGAAGATGAAGGGGATGAGTATTAA